The stretch of DNA CTGTCGATGTCGACCCGTCTGTGTCGAGTCTCGACACGATGCCGTTTCTCGCTGCCGAGTTAGCCGTTGTCCGGACGACTCCTGACCGATCGAGGTCAGCGACGCCGACACCGGACGTGATTACGGACTTCCAACGCACCGACTCCAACTCAGGTTCGGGGTCGGAGGGGGTGTCGAGTAGGTTTGTGACGCCGGACTCAGTGTCGTTCGACACGGTTGGCCGGGCATGGGTTGGAGATGGGGTGCCGGTTGGCGTGAACAAACTCACGTCTGGGTCGCTCCACCGTAGTCTCGACGTTGACCCAGACCCGTCGCCAATCCAGATTCACGTCGTCTGCAACGACCCCGCGATGCAGGCCGAACGCACAGTCTCAGAGTACTACCAGTTGAACGAACGCCACCAATTCGACATCACCGTCCACGCCAATGTTGAAACAGGGGAGTTGCGGGCATTGCTCGAACAGGATGCGGACTTCCTCCACTACATCGGCCACGTCACCGACGACGGTATTGTTTGTCCAGACGGCCACCTTGACACAGAGGTGCTTTCGAATGTCTCGGTGAAAGCATTCCTCTTAAACGCGTGCGACTCCCACGAACAAGGCCGACAGCTCGTCGAGGCCGGAAGCCTCGGCGGAATCATCACCCTCTCCGACGTCGCCGACACCGTCGCCACACGCGCAGGCACCCAACTCGCCCGCCTCCTCGCCGCAGGCCACACCCTCCACACCAGCACCACCGTCCTCCAAACCCACCTCCTCTCCGGCACCAACTGGCTCACCATCGGCAACGCCACACTCTCACTCTGCCACTCACAAAGCGGGGTTCCACTTTATCTCCGTATCTTGGAAGCTGAGGATGGTATATTCAAATCAGAGATTTCTACGTTCGTATCACCGAGCCATGGACTTGGTTCTGCTATTAAATTACGTATCGACTCAGAGACTCGTTATTTAGTAAGCGGCAAACTTGATACGTTCGACCTCCCTGCGGCAGAACTCGACAAAATACTGGAAGGGGACATTATACCTGTTGATTACGACAAAGAGCGGTACTGGAGCGACGAAATTTCAGCGGCTGATTTGATTTAGGGGCCGGGGTGCGTATCCGCTAGTGGGCTGATATCGGTGGTCAGCAGGAATTGCCCTACTAGAAGGAACGCTGTGAATACGGTACTAGTTACCTTTGGGTGGTTCCGTCCGAGGGTGGCTAGTTTCGATTGCATTGCAGGCGAAGTATACTCGTCTACTGTAATACTATTAATGCATGAAATATGGAATTTGACAGCAGTTAGTGAAACCCCTCACCGAATCCCCCCGAATCTATTTATGATTCGCGACGCCGTAGAAGTCCTCGATGGCGGTTTCGGTATCGTTTTCGAGAGCGTTGAGTCGGTCGTGATGGAGGTCTCGCCATTCTTGACCGACCCGAGCAAGCTCCGAATCGGCTAGCTGGTAGCCGTCGATACGGCCGAGCGAAACGCGGTCGAGGATGCCGAGGTCTACGAGGAAGTCTTTGTGTTGATGGACGGTTGACTCGTCAAGGTCGGACTCAGTGGCAAGTTCGCGGACGTTGAACGCTTGGTCGGGATGGGCTAGCGCGGTCTCGACGATTCTAAGTCGTGCTGGATGGCCGTAGGTCTTCGTGAGCGGTCCAGCGTCGCCAGTCATATCTGTTTCTGGTCACTATTTACGACTAAACCTTGGGTTCTCCTACAGAGATTCCTTTAATGGGTTAGCTTATGGGAGTACCGTGTTGGCTCTATTTCGGTCCGAAGGCCGCAATATGTAGAAGCCTCCGACTATTGCTAGCGCGTCCGCGGGTAGAGTCGTTGTCGGATAGATGCGTGTACTGGAGGTCAGGGGTGCTTGAGAGTGTCGCCGTGACGGCCTATCTATACGTTTCGACGCTTGACTCTACGAGGTTGTCGCCACCTCAGATGTATCAGATAATCGCCATCGAATCAATGCGCAAGTAGCACGGGTGTTGTTCTCTCCCATAAGTCTCATCAAGGTTCTCAACTAAGGGGTATGAAGTTAATCCTGCATCTAAGGGATGATGTTAGTGAGAAGTAGCCCATTACTATCCGTCCTCCCGTGGCTCTGCAAGTTCTTCACGACGAGATTTGAATCGTTCAATTTCCTCCTCGTTATCAAGTTTCTCGGCTACATCGATCGCTTGACCACACCATTCAATCGCTTCGTCGGTCGCATCTTTTTCCTCGTAAACATCGATACAGTTCTCGACTGCATCGATTGCCGTTAACATCGCTCCAATATCAGATGACATCTCAAACGCTTTCTCGTGCTGCTCCGCGGCAGTATCCAGCTCACCACGCTCGCGGGCAAGCTGACCGAAGTTATTGAGAACCCTCGCTTCGCCGTGGCGGTCGCCCACCTCTTGCATAATATCGAGACTCTCCTCGTAGTACTCTTCAGCAACATCCAACTCACCACGTTCGCAGGCAAGCTGACCGAGGTTATCGAGAACCTTCGCTTTGCCGTGGCGATCGCCTACCTCTCGCTCAAGAGCAAGACTCTCCTCGTAGTACTCCTCAGCGGCATCTAACTCACCACGTTCGTGGGCAAGCTGACCGAGGTTATTGAGAACCCTCGCTTCGCCGTCGTGGTTGCCCACCTCGTGTATAATATCGAGACTCTTTTCGTAGTACTCCTCAGCGACATCCAACTCACCACGTTTACGGGCAAGCTGACCGAGATTATTGAGAACCCTCGCTTCGCCGTCGTGGTTGCCCATCTCTCGATCAAGAGCAAGACTCTCCTTATAGTACTCCTTAGCAGCATCCAACTCACCACGGTTGCTGGCGACGACTCCAAGGTTGCTGCGACTCGTTGCTTCGTTTTCAATGTCGCCCGATTCCTCGAAGTATTCAAGAGCCTTTTTTAAATCGGTAGCAGCTCCATCATATTCCCCTAACCTAATACGTACGCTGCCACGATTGAGGTAGGAAAACTGGTCGGCCGGATCAAGTTCAATTGCTTGAGTGTACAAATCGACAGCCTGTTCGTAGTCTCCCTCGTAGTGAAGATTGTCCGCTTTCATTCTCAGGCCCACGCTCCGGAGTTCGGCAGGAATTTCGTCGTCGCTTAGTGTTTCCTCATCTACGGATTCTACAGGCAACACTTCTTTGATTTCTTTAGCCCCAATTTCTTCGTCTTCTTCAGCCACCACCTCTTCGACTTCTTCAGCAACTGATTCGCTCACCTCTTCAGTTAATGCTTCTTCGACTTCTTTGGGTTGCTCCTCCGTCGTTTCTTCTTTCCCAGATTCGTCAGCTTCATTCGATTCGCTAACTTTTCCGGGCAACTCTCTCGCCCGTGATTCAGCACGTGACCTGATTTCACTAGGTTCTGGTAGCGCAGGGTCAATTTCGTCCTTCATCTGTTCAAAGAACCGGTCAAATAACGATTCTGCCCCTTCAATTTCGACCACATACGTATTCGGTTTATTGAGTAACTCCGCCGCCTTCGGTGACAAATCGTCCGCATCAAGTGTACACCAGTACACTCCGTGGCCAGAAATCTCGAAATCATCGTCGTTGATAACACTCATAATTGACTCGTCGCGCCCACTATATCCGACGACGATAAGTCCGTATTCACGTAGTGTGCGCTTCAGAGCATCCTCCATGTTCGCCTTTAGTGCCTCTGTATTGAGGTTCTGTAAGTTATCATAAAGATAGTCTCCGTGAAGTTGGATAATGGACGCTCGATTCCCCGTCAATTGAAACTGAGGAACGATAGCATTGTGGTCGATAAGGAGTGGTCTGTCATCGAAATATCGGTAAAACGCATCATAGAGGAGGTCGTCAAAATTCGGCGTAAGGGTGTGTGGGACGTATGCATCATCGCCTTCCATCAGAGCCGCGAGAATGATATGCTCACGCTTTGGTTCGCTTTCTGCGACAAGGTTGCGAATGAAACGTCTACGTTCTTCATATATCGGATAACGTTCTTGAAACCAGAATCCGTATTCACCGCCCTTGGGAACATCCTTTTCCATCAATTCAATCCAATTGTCTTTATCCATGTCGGGGTCCGCATGCTCGTAGCATTCAGTTTGCCAATTATCGATTAGGTCATATGCGGTATCGATGCCAGCACGCTTCTACATTCCTGCCCCGATTAAAAAGGCATAATTACCGTTACAGAACCTGAACGAGCGAATCAAGTCATCAACAGTGCGTTCTTTTATTTCGCCTTCAGAACCGTCATTCATTTCATTGTGTATGACAGCATTCGGTATATAAATTCTAGGGGATTTCTCCGACGACCGACTTGGCCAAGAAAATCCCGTGAAGTAGGTAGCTGATTTGATGGTTATTATATATATCGGTTTTTGAATACAACTTATACTGCCGTAATAATGGTATCTATAAGAAGTCTTGTCTCAATCCAAGACACCTCTGGATTCTAAACAAGCCAAAATTACAGAGTCAGAACGGTTAAAAATACCAAGCGGTTTCATTTCTGATGTAACGGTTCGCAGGAAGACGAACGCGATGGGTCTAGCATCGCGGCTGAGTTCGCGGACCCTTGGTGACACAGGCTCCGCGAGTAGTCCTGCACCGACCAGCAACAGCTATCGCCACAGCACCATGCAACACTCCCTAATCCCACCGCAAGAGCGTATCGCTTCCCAATCAGTCGAGCGTCAACTCGCCCTCAAGGTACGCCCGGCCACGCCAATTAATCGAATAGTAGCCGGGGTCCTCGCGCTCGACCAACTCTGCATCCTCCAACTCTCGACAGACCTGACCGATGTAATTGCTGTTTTGATAGCCAGCGCTTCGGGTGAGACATTTCGGAGAGAGACGCATCAAATCAGACCGAGAGCTATCGGGGGTGTCCAATGCCAGCAAATCAAGAACAGCCCGATGTGCATCAGTCGGGCCGTCCTTCTCAAGTGCCATAATCTGCGATTCTGGGCGCTTAACTTTACATTAAGTGATTTCGCGCTACAACATTGCATAGGCGTTGCTAGCATTGCAGGTGCAAGGCCAGATTTAAGTTGTGTCAGTTATGAACTGGAAACCAACGGGAACGAGACGCGGATTCGACGCTCTCGGTTTGACGCATCGCAGAAACGATGCGGACCCGATGGGCCTAGCATCGGGGTCCGCGGTTCGCTCCCGTATCTAGGGTACGGAAGCATGTTCGCATTCACCGACGCGGGACTTGAATCCCCCGCACGAGTAGCGGATAGTCCGTCAATCGCACTCACCGGCAGTCAGGGAGGTGTGGCGGCATGACGGCCGACACAGTCTCGCTCACCGACCTGCGGGCGTTCGAGCGCGACCTGTTGTACGCTGTCTGCGCGCTCGAAGACGGTGAGCCGCCGAAAGGTCTCACTATCAAAGCGCGTCTCGACAGCGAGTACGGTGAGGACCTCAACCATAGTCGGCTCTATCAGAATCTCGACCGACTCGTCGAGCGCAACCTCATCACGAAAGGCCGGAAGGACGACCGCACCAACGAGTACGCGACGACCGACCACGCCCGACAGCTTCTCGTCGAACACGCCCAGCGCTGCGCCAGCGCGGTCGGCCTAACCGGAGGTGACCTCGCATGACGCAAGCCATTGAGTTCGGTCCGGACCTAGACGAGGCTATTCCGGAGACGTTCGATGTCTGCGAGGACTGTGGCACGCCCACTGTCCAGCTTTCCTCGCACACCTGTCCCGACCCGGATACAGTCGCTGACCCGTCGCGAGAGGAACTCGACCGGCGCACCGAACAAGACCCCTTCCCGGACTCCGAGACCGTCCTCATCCAGCAGGCCCGTCGAGCGACGAGTTACGCCTACCACGAAACCGACACGAACAACCAACCGCTCTGTCCGGCGACCACCGACAACGGACTCGAGCAACTCACCCGTATCGAAGCCCAAAACAAGCGGTACGCGCCCTGCCAGTTCTGTCACCGCATCCGCCGAGCCAACGCGGACACCGGAGGTGGCCAGTGATGTTGAGCCGTCGGAGACGGATTGCGAGCGACCTGACGAGTTACAAGCGCGACCTCCTCTGGGCTGTCCACCGGGCGAACCACACGGAAGAGAAAGAAACTCCCGTCGGGGCTGACGTCAAACG from Halorussus sp. MSC15.2 encodes:
- a CDS encoding winged helix-turn-helix domain-containing protein; amino-acid sequence: MTGDAGPLTKTYGHPARLRIVETALAHPDQAFNVRELATESDLDESTVHQHKDFLVDLGILDRVSLGRIDGYQLADSELARVGQEWRDLHHDRLNALENDTETAIEDFYGVANHK
- a CDS encoding helix-turn-helix transcriptional regulator, with product MTADTVSLTDLRAFERDLLYAVCALEDGEPPKGLTIKARLDSEYGEDLNHSRLYQNLDRLVERNLITKGRKDDRTNEYATTDHARQLLVEHAQRCASAVGLTGGDLA
- a CDS encoding tetratricopeptide repeat protein yields the protein MDKDNWIELMEKDVPKGGEYGFWFQERYPIYEERRRFIRNLVAESEPKREHIILAALMEGDDAYVPHTLTPNFDDLLYDAFYRYFDDRPLLIDHNAIVPQFQLTGNRASIIQLHGDYLYDNLQNLNTEALKANMEDALKRTLREYGLIVVGYSGRDESIMSVINDDDFEISGHGVYWCTLDADDLSPKAAELLNKPNTYVVEIEGAESLFDRFFEQMKDEIDPALPEPSEIRSRAESRARELPGKVSESNEADESGKEETTEEQPKEVEEALTEEVSESVAEEVEEVVAEEDEEIGAKEIKEVLPVESVDEETLSDDEIPAELRSVGLRMKADNLHYEGDYEQAVDLYTQAIELDPADQFSYLNRGSVRIRLGEYDGAATDLKKALEYFEESGDIENEATSRSNLGVVASNRGELDAAKEYYKESLALDREMGNHDGEARVLNNLGQLARKRGELDVAEEYYEKSLDIIHEVGNHDGEARVLNNLGQLAHERGELDAAEEYYEESLALEREVGDRHGKAKVLDNLGQLACERGELDVAEEYYEESLDIMQEVGDRHGEARVLNNFGQLARERGELDTAAEQHEKAFEMSSDIGAMLTAIDAVENCIDVYEEKDATDEAIEWCGQAIDVAEKLDNEEEIERFKSRREELAEPREDG